The Labilibaculum sp. sequence ATCCAAATGCTGGATATAAAATAAATTAGCCTTATTAAATATTTCCTTTGCTGCTCCATTAAATAAAAACACCTTTCCTTTTTCGTTGAAAGAAACCAATCCAACTCCAACATGCTCCACCAATACTTTGAAATATTGATTTCTGTTTTCATTCTCAATTTTAATATTTTGTATGCTTTTATTAATCAGATCGAATTGAGTGAATAATTGATTATAACCTAAATTTGATCTCCTGTTTTGAAATTTAATACTGGTATCATTATTTCGAATTGCTTTAAAAAAATTTTCTAAATCCTGATTTACAGCATTTAACTTTCGGATAAAGAAGTAAATCTGAATACTTAAAATGATTAGTAAATTCACAATTACAAGTACATCTTTATAGTACACCCAAGCCAAAGCCAAAAAAATACAGTTAACTAGTAAAGCAAATACCCGAACAATTATTACAATCGTTAATTTTGGATAAATCATATTTTAGATTTTAAGAAATATTGTATTTCTCAATTTTACGATACAATGTCTGCCGGCCAATATTCAATTCTTTAGCGACACTGCTAATATTTCCACGATTCCTTTTTATTGAATTTACAATAATCAACCTCTCAGCTTCATCCAAACTTATAGGACTGTCTCCTAGCTCAATACCTGAATTTTGTTTTTCCAAAAGAAAATCTTCCGGGCTCAGTTCTCCCTTATCATTTAAAATAACAGCCCGTTCCATGCAATGCCGGAGTTCACGAATATTTCCCGGCCACAAATAGTTTCGTAATTTATCTTTCGTTTCAGGTCTTAACTTCAAGTCTGCTTTTCCATACTTCTCAGCATAGCGTTTTAAAAAGTGTTCTGCAATTGTAATGATATCATTCCCCCGGTTACGAAGAGGTGGCAGCTCAATCTGTATGGTATTAATACGATACAACAAATCTTCTCTGAAATTTCCTGCAATTATCATTTCCTGAACATTTTGATTGGTTGCACAAATCAGGCGAATATCTACATGATCTTCCCGGTTTGAACCTAAAGGGGTAACTTTTCTGTTTTGCAATACAGCTAACAACTTTGCCTGCATGGCTAACGACAAATTACCAATTTCATCCAAAAAGAGACTTCCTCCGGAGGCAGATTGAAAACGTCCTTTCCGATCTTCTTTTGCATCGGTAAAAGCACCTTTTACATGACCAAACAATTCACTCTCAAAAATTGATTCACTTAAAGATCCCAAATCTACCCCCATAAAAATTTCATTTCTCCGGGCAGACATCAAATGAAGTTCTCTGGCAACCAATTCTTTTCCTGTACCATTTTCACCAAGAATAAGAACATTAGCATCTGTATTTGCTACCTTTCTAATTGTTTCAAAAACAGGTTTCATAGCTTCCGAATCACCAATTATTTTCTCGAAACTCTGATTTAAATCCTGTTCCAAAAACTGTTTTTGATTTTCTAAACTTTCAACTTTTTGTCTTGTTTGATGCAATTCCACACCACTTTTAAGTGTTGCAAATAGTTTTTTATTATCCCAAGGTTTCAAAATAAAATCAGCAGCTCCGTCTTTCATTGCATTCA is a genomic window containing:
- a CDS encoding sigma-54 dependent transcriptional regulator produces the protein MKKAGNVLIVDDNKSVLESLQLFLKRKFDEVIICSNPNRIPNLLSCHKFDVVLLDMNFSTGINNGNEGLFWMKEILKIDSTLVVIFFTAYAEVNLAVNAMKDGAADFILKPWDNKKLFATLKSGVELHQTRQKVESLENQKQFLEQDLNQSFEKIIGDSEAMKPVFETIRKVANTDANVLILGENGTGKELVARELHLMSARRNEIFMGVDLGSLSESIFESELFGHVKGAFTDAKEDRKGRFQSASGGSLFLDEIGNLSLAMQAKLLAVLQNRKVTPLGSNREDHVDIRLICATNQNVQEMIIAGNFREDLLYRINTIQIELPPLRNRGNDIITIAEHFLKRYAEKYGKADLKLRPETKDKLRNYLWPGNIRELRHCMERAVILNDKGELSPEDFLLEKQNSGIELGDSPISLDEAERLIIVNSIKRNRGNISSVAKELNIGRQTLYRKIEKYNIS